A region of Diospyros lotus cultivar Yz01 chromosome 3, ASM1463336v1, whole genome shotgun sequence DNA encodes the following proteins:
- the LOC127798010 gene encoding uncharacterized protein LOC127798010 — translation MEVMLHIYDVTNSGSDKTNNTIVNINKIFKDRIGLGGIFHSAVQVYGDEEWSFGYCEQGSGVFSCPAGKNPMYTHRESIFLGKTNFSIFKVNQILRELTREWPGYSYDLLSKNCNHFCDEFCERLGVPKIPGWVNRFAHAGDTAVEIAGNTALKFRQAKAEIVSASKVAYRFLAGVASNSAVAPESPGNSNRGTNRFQATWFKSLIASGAKPSTSSDVEEDHEEQIIGQGQCQQHRHNPAEAPLRQNARRES, via the exons ATGGAGGTGATGCTCCACATATACGACGTGACGAATAGTGGTTCAGATAAGACCAACAACACCATTGTTAACATCAACAAGATCTTCAAAGATCGTATCGGCCTCGGCGGCATCTTCCACAGCGCTGttcag GTATATGGAGATGAGGAATGGTCATTTGGGTACTGTGAACAAGGTTCGGGAGTTTTTAGTTGTCCCGCTGGAAAGAATCCAATGTATACACATCGTGAAAGCATTTTTCTTGGGAAAACAAACTTTTCGATATTCAAGGTTAATCAGATCCTGAGAGAACTAACTAGGGAATGGCCTGGATACTCATATGACTTGTTATCAAAAAATTGCAACCACTTCTGTGATGAGTTCTGTGAAAGACTTGGTGTGCCTAAAATTCCTG GTTGGGTAAACCGGTTTGCCCATGCGGGTGATACAGCCGTGGAAATAGCAGGAAATACAGCATTAAAG TTCAGACAAGCTAAAGCAGAGATTGTGTCGGCCAGCAAAGTGGCGTACCGTTTCCTTGCAGGGGTTGCATCCAACTCGGCTGTCGCTCCCGAGTCCCCAGGCAATTCCAATAGAGGGACTAATAGATTCCAAGCCACTTGGTTCAAAAGCCTGATTGCTTCTGGTGCAAAGCCATCTACTAGTTCAGATGTAGAAGAAGACCACGAGGAGCAAATAATTGGACAAGGGCAATGCCAACAGCATCGGCACAACCCAGCAGAAGCACCCTTGCGGCAGAATGCAAGGCGTGAATCGTGA
- the LOC127798210 gene encoding rRNA 2'-O-methyltransferase fibrillarin 2-like, with protein MRPPRGRGGGRGRGDGGGRGRGRGGFGGGGRGDRGGAMRGRGGGGRGRGRGGGRGGMKGGSRVVVEPHRHEGVFIAKGKEDALCTKNMVPGEAVYNEKRVSVQNEDGTKVEYRVWNPFRSKLAAAILGGVDEIWIKPGSRVLYLGAASGTTVSHVSDLVGPNGVVYAVEFSHRSGRDLVNMAKKRTNVIPIIEDARHPAKYRMLVGMVDVIFSDVAQPDQARILALNATYFLKAGGHFVISIKANCIDSTVPAEAVFAQEVKKLQAEQFKPIEQVTLEPFERDHACVVGAYRVPKKQKAAAAAAS; from the exons ATGAGACCTCCAAGAG GCCGCGGTGGAGGAAGGGGAAGAGGCGATGGAGGAGGCAGGGGGAGAGGAAGAGGAGGCTTCGGCGGCGGAGGGAGAGGCGATAGAGGCGGTGCGATGAGGGGACGTGGCGGAGGTGGAAGAGGCAGAGGACGGGGAGGTGGACGCGGAGGAATGAAGGGAGGGAGCAGGGTCGTGGTTGAGCCACATAGACACGAGGGAGTGTTCATTGCGAAGGGCAAAGAGGACGCGCTCTGCACTAAGAACATGGTCCCTGGAGAAGCTGTCTACAACGAAAAGCGGGTCTCTGTTCAG AATGAAGATGGAACCAAGGTTGAGTACAGGGTGTGGAATCCTTTCCGCTCTAAGTTGGCAGCTGCTATCCTTGGTGGGGTTGATGAGATTTGGATT AAACCTGGTTCTCGGGTCCTGTACCTTGGAGCTGCTTCAGGAACCACTGTATCTCACGTGTCGGATCTTGTTGGGCCT AATGGGGTGGTCTATGCAGTGGAATTTTCTCATAGAAGTGGTAGGGATTTGGTTAACATGGCAAAGAAGCGGACAAATGTTATTCCAATAATTGAAGATGCCAGACATCCAGCCAAGTATAGGATGTTGGTTGGTATGGTGGATGTGATATTCTCAGATGTTGCTCAGCCGGATCAG GCAAGGATCTTAGCCTTGAATGCGACATATTTCCTCAAAGCTGGGGGGCATTTTGTCATATCAATTAAG GCCAATTGCATTGATTCAACTGTGCCGGCAGAGGCAGTATTTGCTCAGGAGGTGAAAAAGCTGCAGGCGGAGCAATTCAAGCCTATTGAACAAGTAACCCTAGAACCTTTTGAACGCGACCATGCTTGTGTTGTTGGTGCTTATCGCGTTCCAAAGAAACAgaaagctgctgctgctgctgcctccTAA
- the LOC127796235 gene encoding protein PATRONUS 2-like isoform X2 has translation MAAQAGRAIQDQNLNVHHDVAPLGVKTSFSKAEKNGKLSVRKALNDISNSGRPSSLQTAKKQNWKNTISVGEETAKAGGRKALGDLTNYGKQHIHQASKKTGKKLSAVAEDQILPNNVAEEGFLHNHQECVKAQLKGPNMKYFLEIIGLDQDNTMHVASPRVSPLPVKLKPESPPRYLEMEEISELPYEDEHRWKKTPHGSPKSPQPQWKAESPKFMLMKAPKLQKH, from the exons ATGGCAGCTCAAGCTGGAAGGGCAATTCAAGACCAAAATCTAAATGTTCATCATGATG TGGCTCCTCTTGGAGTAAAGACCAGTTTCTCGAAGGCAGAGAAGAATGGAAAGCTTAGTGTAAGGAAAGCGCTGAATGATATATCAAACTCTGGGAGGCCTTCCTCTCTCCAGACTGCAAAGAAGCAAAACTGGAAGAATACAATCTCCGTCGGAGAAG AAACAGCTAAAGCTGGTGGTAGGAAAGCACTTGGGGACCTTACCAACTATGGGAAACAACATATTCACCAAGCATCGAAAAAGACGGGTAAGAAGCTGAGTGCTGTTGCTGAAGATCAAATTCTTCCCAACAACGTTGCAGAGGAAGGATTTCTGCATAATCATCAGGAATGTGTCAAAGCACAGCTGAAAGGCCCGAACATGAAATACTTTCTGGAGATAATTGGGCTGGATCAAG ATAATACCATGCACGTGGCCTCTCCGCGGGTTTCCCCCTTGCCAGTAAAATTGAAG CCGGAGAGTCCTCCCAGGTACTTGGAAATGGAAGAGATTTCAGAACTCCCATACGAAGACGAACATCGTTGGAAAAAGACTCCCCATGGAAGTCCAAAATCGCCTCAACCTCAGTGGAAGGCTGAATCGCCCAAATTCATGTTGATGAAGGCACCAAAACTGCAGAAGCACTGA
- the LOC127796235 gene encoding protein PATRONUS 2-like isoform X1 yields MAAQAGRAIQDQNLNVHHDVAPLGVKTSFSKAEKNGKLSVRKALNDISNSGRPSSLQTAKKQNWKNTISVGEGIVSSKLQSSLGEKITVSKAAETAKAGGRKALGDLTNYGKQHIHQASKKTGKKLSAVAEDQILPNNVAEEGFLHNHQECVKAQLKGPNMKYFLEIIGLDQDNTMHVASPRVSPLPVKLKPESPPRYLEMEEISELPYEDEHRWKKTPHGSPKSPQPQWKAESPKFMLMKAPKLQKH; encoded by the exons ATGGCAGCTCAAGCTGGAAGGGCAATTCAAGACCAAAATCTAAATGTTCATCATGATG TGGCTCCTCTTGGAGTAAAGACCAGTTTCTCGAAGGCAGAGAAGAATGGAAAGCTTAGTGTAAGGAAAGCGCTGAATGATATATCAAACTCTGGGAGGCCTTCCTCTCTCCAGACTGCAAAGAAGCAAAACTGGAAGAATACAATCTCCGTCGGAGAAGGTATTGTTTCCTCTAAACTGCAATCTTCTTTGGGAGAGAAGATAACTGTCTCTAAGGCTGCAGAAACAGCTAAAGCTGGTGGTAGGAAAGCACTTGGGGACCTTACCAACTATGGGAAACAACATATTCACCAAGCATCGAAAAAGACGGGTAAGAAGCTGAGTGCTGTTGCTGAAGATCAAATTCTTCCCAACAACGTTGCAGAGGAAGGATTTCTGCATAATCATCAGGAATGTGTCAAAGCACAGCTGAAAGGCCCGAACATGAAATACTTTCTGGAGATAATTGGGCTGGATCAAG ATAATACCATGCACGTGGCCTCTCCGCGGGTTTCCCCCTTGCCAGTAAAATTGAAG CCGGAGAGTCCTCCCAGGTACTTGGAAATGGAAGAGATTTCAGAACTCCCATACGAAGACGAACATCGTTGGAAAAAGACTCCCCATGGAAGTCCAAAATCGCCTCAACCTCAGTGGAAGGCTGAATCGCCCAAATTCATGTTGATGAAGGCACCAAAACTGCAGAAGCACTGA